The Zingiber officinale cultivar Zhangliang chromosome 2A, Zo_v1.1, whole genome shotgun sequence genomic sequence ATATCAGGAAACTCACTCACAAAGCTCTTGCAGTGGCAATCACAGTCCCAAATACCTTATAAACAGGGCCAAATCCACCCTCACCAAGCTTGTTGTCAGTGCAAAAGTCTCCGGTTGCCTCTGCAAGAGTACTCAAATCGAATAGCGGCATATCCAAGTTTTTCTCTTCCACTGCTTCTTCATCAGCATGATGATCTGCTAAGAATAagccacaagaagtcaatagaGATGTGTGTATCGAGGAAATATTCAAGACAtcggatcctctgtccctaaAATCTCCTGTCTCCGTCTCCCACTCATTACTCCAGCCCATCGTTGAAGGTCATCGGTCTGATCAGAACTATACCCTAGGAGGAAGATGAACACAGAGGGATTGCCACCAGCACGATTAGCGCCAAAATCCAACCGGATCTGAGCAGGCTTTTCTCTGCTATCGATTTGAGCTCCGGCTCAGATCCGGTTGGATTCCACTACTAATTGCATTGGCAGCGATCTCCCTGGGTTCATCTTTCCCCTAGaatatagttttgatatggtcgaCAGCCGATCGCAATAGGCTGGAGGTGATGAGTGAGACAAGGGGACAGGGAAAAAGTGGGCCAGGGGTAAGGTATTTGATTTCAATATTCAAGGTTTTTTTTCTCACTCACTCGTTTTGTTGTTTCTCGTCTTCCTTCGTCTCCAAAGGAGAATCACGGCGGTAGCCAAGAGAAACGTCGCTAACACCGGGGCCACTACGATCACAGCTACCCGCCTCTTGTTGCCATGGCCACTAGACATCGATTCTGGAAGACAAAAGATGATCATGACTAACAATTGAAGAAAAATCATACGTAGCACGTACCTAAATCCGATCGTGCCAATCGAACGTAGAGATCTTGGCCGAAGCCGTTGTTGTAGTGTTTGATGTCGGTGAGGTTGGCAGTCCAGAAGATGCAGCCGCTGCCGCTGCTGATGTTGGCGCTGGCGAAGGCCGTACAGGAGCAATTCTTCAGGCACGAGGCCCTGCAGTCGACCAGGCTCCGCGTGCTCCAGTCCACCGTCGACGTAGACGTGTCCGGCAGCTTTACGTTGCTGAAGGTGAAGAAGCCGTCCGTTGCGTTGCGGCAGTCCAACTCTGTCTTCCTCACGCAGCCGTCCGTCCAACCCCAGACGCCCCAGTTCCTGGGGTTCTTCGGCCGGAACCCCTGGATGCACCGGCAGATGGCGGATCCGTTCGGGTCGCAAACGCCGTTGGGGCCGCACTGGGCGTAGTGGTCGCAGAGGTCCCTCGGATAGGAGTCTTGCGAAATCCATGACTGGCTCCCTTCCACCCACATCAGCACCTGTCCGGAGCCCTGCGGCGTCACGGTCACCCTCACCAAGACCGATGGGTCGCGGACGGTGTACCAGTAGATGAACTCCCGAGAGCTGACCATGAAGAAGTAATCGATCAAGTCCTGCGAGTTGATCGTCGGCACGCCGCCCAGGTAGACCCCGTTCCATGGCCCTAATCGCGCCACCTGCTCGGAGTCCTGCCACAGGAATTGCTGCGGAACTCCGTCAAGGTCCATTGCCAGCACGTAGCTTCCCGGCGCCGGGTCGCCGGTGCTTGCCCATGATGTGATGTTGACGTTGCGCCCGCTCGAGTCGTCCCTCCCGAATATCATGCCAGAGAGGAACGTGTCCGTCGGGAAGTCGAAGCTCTGCCATGAAACAGAGTCGCTGTTCGGGTCGTCCCTGATGACGAGGTTCCCATCGTCGCGGAGTGTCACAACTGGGCTATAGGCTctgttagaagaagaagaagaagacgacgacCAGAACAGAGTCGAGTTGTCGTCGGTGACGATGAGGGTCCCATTGGAGGCTAGGGAGAGGCGTCCGGAGCCGCCGTTGATTGGGCGTTGACGGTTCGCAACCCATACGACGGCTTTGTCGGAGATGTTGTGGTACCATATGCCGACATAGTGGTTCTGCGTGCCGGCAGGGTTGAAGAACCCCAACTCGAACCTCCCGCCGGCGGAGACCAAGTTTCCACTGCCGCCGTCGTCGAGCAGGGGCTGCGTCGGAGTCAAGCTATCGCCGGCAATCGAGAAAGAAAAGAGGCTGAGGAGGTAGAGAAGGAATGCAATCCCTCTCATGGCGGCGTGAGCTTAGCGTGGAATTTGTCGAACAGAATAAGTAAATATACATTTAAAGTCAATGAAGTCACCGGCAAATGATGAGCAAAAACCGACGGTCAGTAAATCAAAAAGACCGCTGCTTTTAAATTATTAGATCATGATCTCATCCTGAGTAACCCATGCGAGTTGACCttcatttatttataaaattaaaaattaaaaactaaaaacctAATGTCTTTTAAcctttttttaatgttttacaacatttgttaatttaatttatcctTTAACATGAAATTCAAACCTCGAATGACCGGTACACTACTTCACTCCATGGTTAAGAATTCTTGACTCATTCATTGGACACAAATGGTGGTCAAAGCTTAGTTCCTGCCatgtcattatttttttttatggtttAAAGACAgctcttcaattttttttatcacaCTAGGTATTCCGTCTTGAccgattaattttgaaataatcagCTTGATTTAATAAAAATGTTCATAAGTCATTAGAATAAATTTAACGGACGGTCAACAACCTAACACAAGTACTTGTAATAAACGGTCTAACAAATTAACATTTCAAATTTATCATTccactatataaaaaaaaaaatatcaacaaCTCTTTATCCTCTTTAGATAGTTCATGGTTTAAGAACACTATTTGTTGGAGGATTGCTGATTTACCATTGTTGATTCAGTTATattatattgtgataataatgcGGTCATAGCATAGGCAAGGAGTCAAGATCTCATCAACGATCCAAGCATGTACTAATCAAGTATCATCTCCTCAAAGAAATTATTCAGAAGGGTGACCAGTGAGAACATCGCAGACCCTCTTACAAAGCTCTTACCTCTATAGAAACATGAGACTCATGTGAGGAGCCTACAACTGAGAGTCTATA encodes the following:
- the LOC122042587 gene encoding G-type lectin S-receptor-like serine/threonine-protein kinase At4g27290 isoform X2 translates to MRGIAFLLYLLSLFSFSIAGDSLTPTQPLLDDGGSGNLVSAGGRFELGFFNPAGTQNHYVGIWYHNISDKAVVWVANRQRPINGGSGRLSLASNGTLIVTDDNSTLFWSSSSSSSSNRAYSPVVTLRDDGNLVIRDDPNSDSVSWQSFDFPTDTFLSGMIFGRDDSSGRNVNITSWASTGDPAPGSYVLAMDLDGVPQQFLWQDSEQVARLGPWNGVYLGGVPTINSQDLIDYFFMVSSREFIYWYTVRDPSVLVRVTVTPQGSGQVLMWVEGSQSWISQDSYPRDLCDHYAQCGPNGVCDPNGSAICRCIQGFRPKNPRNWGVWGWTDGCVRKTELDCRNATDGFFTFSNVKLPDTSTSTVDWSTRSLVDCRASCLKNCSCTAFASANISSGSGCIFWTANLTDIKHYNNGFGQDLYVRLARSDLESMSSGHGNKRRVAVIVVAPVLATFLLATAVILLWRRRKTRNNKTNHHADEEAVEEKNLDMPLFDLSTLAEATGDFCTDNKLGEGGFGPVYKGKLKEGQEIAVKRLSKTSMQGTDEFKNEVMVIAKLQHRNLVRLLGCCVQGGERMLIYEYMLNGSLDTFLFDKDRCRMLDWRMRYNIILGIARGLLYLHHDSRYRIIHRDLKTSNILLDKDMNPKISDFGMAKLFSGDEIIGNTKRVAGTYGYMSPEYAMNGIFSVKSDIFSFGVIVLEIITGEKNNGAYHHNLLGKVWSLWKENRAFEIVEDFIHHSFPLDEVLRCIKIGLLCVQERPEDRPEISLVLLMLGSNSSLLLEPKQPGFAVIGDQIDTDSSSSKGALLSNNRLSITIFEGR
- the LOC122042587 gene encoding G-type lectin S-receptor-like serine/threonine-protein kinase At4g27290 isoform X1; its protein translation is MRGIAFLLYLLSLFSFSIAGDSLTPTQPLLDDGGSGNLVSAGGRFELGFFNPAGTQNHYVGIWYHNISDKAVVWVANRQRPINGGSGRLSLASNGTLIVTDDNSTLFWSSSSSSSSNRAYSPVVTLRDDGNLVIRDDPNSDSVSWQSFDFPTDTFLSGMIFGRDDSSGRNVNITSWASTGDPAPGSYVLAMDLDGVPQQFLWQDSEQVARLGPWNGVYLGGVPTINSQDLIDYFFMVSSREFIYWYTVRDPSVLVRVTVTPQGSGQVLMWVEGSQSWISQDSYPRDLCDHYAQCGPNGVCDPNGSAICRCIQGFRPKNPRNWGVWGWTDGCVRKTELDCRNATDGFFTFSNVKLPDTSTSTVDWSTRSLVDCRASCLKNCSCTAFASANISSGSGCIFWTANLTDIKHYNNGFGQDLYVRLARSDLESMSSGHGNKRRVAVIVVAPVLATFLLATAVILLWRRRKTRNNKTTDHHADEEAVEEKNLDMPLFDLSTLAEATGDFCTDNKLGEGGFGPVYKGKLKEGQEIAVKRLSKTSMQGTDEFKNEVMVIAKLQHRNLVRLLGCCVQGGERMLIYEYMLNGSLDTFLFDKDRCRMLDWRMRYNIILGIARGLLYLHHDSRYRIIHRDLKTSNILLDKDMNPKISDFGMAKLFSGDEIIGNTKRVAGTYGYMSPEYAMNGIFSVKSDIFSFGVIVLEIITGEKNNGAYHHNLLGKVWSLWKENRAFEIVEDFIHHSFPLDEVLRCIKIGLLCVQERPEDRPEISLVLLMLGSNSSLLLEPKQPGFAVIGDQIDTDSSSSKGALLSNNRLSITIFEGR